A region from the Salvia splendens isolate huo1 chromosome 15, SspV2, whole genome shotgun sequence genome encodes:
- the LOC121767746 gene encoding basic leucine zipper 43-like, translating to MIPQQFTSSSNPSIFPTTFTSPPLDLSILHQLQELTSNNSTSDEAELSLHDERKQRRMLSNRESARRSRMRKQRHLDELWSQVLRLRTDNHNLIQKLNDMAESHDRVVEENARLKEETKDLQKNLMDVQVDNSYSIFSDLDELSCNSAHLHNEDSSNHSLTPSTNLLH from the coding sequence atgATCCCCCAACAATTCACCTCCTCTTCCAACCCCTCCATCTTCCCAACCACCTTCACCTCACCACCCCTCGACCTCTCCATACTCCACCAACTCCAAGAGCTCACCAGCAACAACTCCACCTCCGACGAGGCCGAGCTGAGCCTCCACGACGAGCGCAAGCAGAGGAGGATGCTATCCAACCGGGAGTCCGCCCGGAGGTCGAGGATGCGCAAGCAGAGGCACCTCGACGAGCTGTGGTCGCAGGTCCTCCGCCTCCGCACCGACAACCACAACCTCATCCAGAAACTCAACGACATGGCCGAGAGCCACGACAGAGTCGTGGAAGAGAATGCGAGGCTCAAGGAGGAAACAAAGGATCTTCAAAAAAACCTCATGGATGTTCAAGTTGACAATTCGTACTCCATTTTTAGTGATCTTGATGAGCTCTCATGCAACAGTGCTCATCTACACAATGAGGACTCTTCCAACCACTCCCTCACTCCTTCCACTAATTTGCTTCATTGA
- the LOC121767245 gene encoding RING-H2 finger protein ATL78-like, whose protein sequence is MAAASTSLITHSRRLLLNPLFLSPPSAPPSSTPPHPLRDTSNFDANVVMVLSVLLCALICSLGLNSIIRCALRCSTLVSADAEGAPAPAARLANTGIKKKALKTFPIISYAAELKLPGLDIECAICLSEFAPGERVRVLPKCNHGFHVRCIDRWLGSHSSCPTCRHCLIQTCQKIVGCSQSASTPVVNQEVAVRIEPLNPEVLIRNHGT, encoded by the coding sequence ATGGCTGCTGCATCAACTTCTCTCATCACACATTCAAGAAGGCTTCTCCTCAACCCTCTCTTCCTCAGCCCCCCCTCAGCCCCCCCATCCTCAACACCGCCGCATCCTCTAAGAGACACCAGCAACTTCGATGCAAACGTGGTGATGGTGCTCTCCGTCCTCCTCTGCGCCTTGATCTGCTCCCTCGGCCTCAACTCCATCATCCGCTGCGCTCTCAGGTGCTCCACCCTCGTCTCAGCCGACGCAGAGGGGGCTCCAGCCCCCGCTGCCCGGCTTGCCAATACCGGGATTAAAAAGAAGGCCCTCAAGACATTTCCCATCATTAGCTATGCAGCTGAGCTGAAGCTGCCTGGCTTGGACATCGAGTGCGCCATCTGCCTCTCTGAGTTTGCACCCGGGGAGCGGGTGAGGGTGCTGCCTAAGTGCAACCACGGCTTCCACGTCCGCTGCATTGACAGATGGCTTGGCTCGCACTCCTCCTGCCCCACCTGCAGGCACTGCCTCATTCAAACTTGCCAGAAGATTGTGGGCTGCAGCCAGTCTGCTTCCACACCTGTTGTGAATCAAGAAGTTGCTGTCAGGATTGAGCCTCTGAATCCAGAAGTTTTGATTAGGAATCATGGAACTTAG
- the LOC121767362 gene encoding 6-phosphogluconate dehydrogenase, decarboxylating 2, with protein sequence MSKPTRIGLAGLAVMGQNLALNIADKGFPISVYNRTTSKVDETVERAKQEGNLPVYGFHDPASFVQSIQKPRVIIMLVKAGAPVDQTIKALSVYMEKGDCIIDGGNEWYENTERREKQVASLGLLYLGMGVSGGEEGARRGPSLMPGGSFEAYRYIEDILLKVAAQVPDSGPCVTYIGKGGSGNFVKMVHNGIEYGDMQLIAEAYDVLKSVGKLSNDELHQVFSEWNKGELLSFLIEITADIFGIKDDKGNGYLVDKVLDKTGMKGTGKWTVQQAVELSTAAPTIASSLDSRFLSGLKEERVQAAIAFKSIGVSDILCNPAVDKQKLIDDVRQALYASKICSYAQGMNLIRAKSIEKGWGLKLGELAKIWKGGCIIRAVFLDRIKKAYDRNPDLTNLLVDPEFAKEITDRQSAWRRVVTLAINSGVSTPGMSSSLAYFDTYRRERLPANLVQAQRDYFGAHTYERTDMPGSFHTEWFKIARQSKL encoded by the coding sequence ATGTCTAAACCAACAAGAATTGGCCTTGCTGGTCTGGCTGTGATGGGTCAAAATCTTGCCCTCAACATTGCAGATAAAGGATTCCCCATCTCTGTTTATAACCGCACTACTTCAAAAGTTGACGAGACCGTTGAACGAGCTAAACAGGAAGGAAACCTCCCTGTTTATGGTTTTCATGATCCTGCCTCCTTCGTGCAGTCAATCCAAAAACCCCGTGTGATCATCATGCTTGTCAAGGCTGGTGCGCCGGTTGATCAAACTATAAAAGCCCTTTCTGTCTACATGGAAAAAGGCGACTGCATCATAGATGGTGGCAACGAGTGGTATGAGAACACTGAAAGGAGAGAGAAGCAGGTGGCTTCGTTGGGTCTGTTGTATCTTGGGATGGGAGTCTCCGGTGGAGAAGAGGGTGCTCGTCGTGGACCCTCGCTCATGCCTGGTGGTTCTTTTGAAGCATACAGGTATATCGAAGATATTCTTCTCAAAGTGGCTGCTCAAGTCCCTGATAGTGGCCCGTGTGTCACATACATAGGAAAAGGAGGCTCGGGAAACTTCGTCAAGATGGTTCATAATGGGATTGAATACGGTGATATGCAGCTGATTGCAGAGGCCTACGACGTCCTGAAATCTGTCGGGAAGCTCTCGAACGATGAGCTGCACCAAGTGTTTTCAGAGTGGAATAAGGGCGAGCTCCTTAGCTTCTTGATTGAGATCACAGCTGATATCTTTGGCATAAAGGATGATAAGGGAAACGGGTATCTAGTGGACAAAGTCCTCGACAAAACAGGAATGAAGGGTACCGGAAAATGGACGGTTCAGCAAGCTGTTGAGCTCTCCACTGCAGCTCCGACCATAGCTTCATCTTTAGATTCAAGATTTCTCAGCGGACTAAAGGAAGAAAGGGTTCAAGCTGCCATTGCTTTCAAATCTATCGGGGTCAGTGACATTCTCTGTAACCCAGCAGTAGATAAGCAAAAGCTGATTGATGACGTGAGGCAAGCACTATACGCCTCAAAAATATGTAGTTACGCCCAAGGAATGAATCTGATCCGTGCTAAGAGCATCGAAAAGGGATGGGGATTGAAACTTGGCGAACTTGCTAAGATCTGGAAGGGCGGCTGCATCATACGCGCTGTGTTTTTAGACCGTATCAAGAAGGCTTATGATAGAAATCCTGATCTTACTAACCTGCTTGTGGATCCGGAGTTTGCAAAGGAGATAACTGATAGGCAATCCGCTTGGAGGAGAGTCGTCACCCTTGCTATCAACTCCGGTGTCAGCACTCCTGGTATGTCTTCGAGTCTTGCCTACTTTGACACTTATAGGAGGGAAAGGCTGCCGGCTAACTTGGTGCAAGCTCAAAGGGACTACTTTGGTGCTCACACTTATGAGAGGACTGATATGCCAGGTTCTTTCCATACTGAATGGTTTAAAATTGCAAGACAGTCCAAATTGTGA
- the LOC121767246 gene encoding protein SOB FIVE-LIKE 4-like: MKGSIDKGGHSHLPPNQQDSGSEECSSSESGWTTYIASPDLLEHEYADRNNEDDDDDDNDVNIARKGFKKVEQEEAAADSDDSMASDASSGPSDQYGYIGRSHGGLSHVGSNNQRKAAAKKQEEKKKQIKGEKDKSGNSAGRLKKF; encoded by the exons ATGAAAGGGTCAATAGATAAAGGGGGCCATAGTCATTTACCTCCCAATCAACAAGATTCTG GCAGCGAGGAATGCAGCAGCAGCGAGTCGGGGTGGACGACATACATAGCCTCCCCGGACCTCCTCGAGCACGAGTACGCTGACCGGAACAATGAAGATGACGATGACGACGACAACGATGTCAACATAGCCCGAAAAGGGTTCAAGAAAGTGGAGCAAGAAGAAGCAGCAGCGGATAGTGATGACTCGATGGCCTCTGATGCTTCCTCTGGTCCTAGTGATCAATATGGATATATCGGCAGAAGCCATGGGGGTTTGAGCCATGTAGGGAGCAACAATCAAAGAAAGGCGGCTGCAAAGAAAcaggaagagaagaagaaacagATAAAGGGAGAAAAGGACAAATCTGGTAACAGTGCAGGAAGGTTGAAGAAATTTTAA